In Lycium ferocissimum isolate CSIRO_LF1 chromosome 11, AGI_CSIRO_Lferr_CH_V1, whole genome shotgun sequence, a single genomic region encodes these proteins:
- the LOC132037808 gene encoding cyprosin-like, which yields MGTRYGACLTALCLLLLLSPMVFSISNDGLIRVGIKKRKLDQTNQVFGGIDSNGVHSVRNYRLGGNIGDSDTDIVSLKNYLDAQYFGEICIGSPPQKFTVIFDTGSSNLWVPSARCYFSLACYLHPKYKSTRSSTYKRNGTSAAIRYGTGSISGYFSNDNVKVGDLVVKDQDFIEATREPGITFLAAKFDGILGLGFHEISVGKSVPVWYNMVNQGLVKKQVFSFWFNRNAEEEEGGELVFGGVDPNHFKGKHTYVPVTHKGYWQFDMGDVLVGGGTTGFCSGGCSAIADSGTSLLAGPTTIITQINHAIGASGVVSQECKSVVSEYGKTILALLESKAAPQQICSQIGLCSTDGRQDVSMIIESVVDKHNGASNGVHDEMCRVCEMAVVWMQTQIKKNQTADRIFDYIDKLCDRIPSPMGESAVDCNSLASMPNVSFTVGDKTFELTPQQYVLKVGEGPVAQCISGFTALDVPPPRGPLWILGDVFMGRYHTVFDYEKMRVGFAEAA from the exons ATGGGTACTAGATATGGAGCGTGTTTAACTGCACTGTGCTTGTTGCTTCTTTTATCCCCTATGGTGTTTTCGATATCAAATGATGGACTGATCAGAGTTGGAATTAAGAAGAGGAAGTTGGATCAGACTAACCAGGTTTTTGGGGGCATTGATTCTAATGGAGTGCATTCTGTACGAAATTATCGTCTTGGTGGAAATATAGGTGATTCAGACACTGATATTGTTTCACTAAAGAACTACTTGGATGCTCAGTACTTTGGTGAGATTTGCATTGGCTCACCACCTCAAAAGTTCACTGTGATCTTTGATACTGGAAGTTCTAATCTTTGGGTTCCCTCCGCAAGATGTTATTTTTCA CTTGCTTGTTATCTCCACCCGAAGTACAAGTCAACTCGTTCCAGTACCTACAAAAGGAATG GGACATCTGCTGCAATCCGCTATGGAACTGGATCTATTTCTGGGTATTTTAGCAATGACAATGTCAAAGTTGGCGATCTTGTTGTCAAAGATCAG GACTTTATCGAGGCAACTCGAGAACCAGGCATCACCTTTTTGGCAGCCAAGTTTGATGGTATTCTTGGACTTGGATTTCACGAGATATCCGTGGGAAAATCTGTCCCTGTCTG GTACAATATGGTAAATCAAGGCCTGGTTAAAAAACAGGTTTTCTCATTCTGGTTCAATCGGAATGCTGAAGAGGAAGAAGGGGGTGAACTTGTTTTCGGTGGAGTTGATCCCAACCATTTCAAGGGTAAACATACATATGTTCCTGTAACTCACAAAGGCTACTGGCAG TTTGATATGGGTGACGTGCTTGTCGGTGGTGGAACAACTG GATTTTGTTCTGGTGGTTGTTCAGCAATTGCAGACTCTGGAACATCCTTATTGGCAGGACCAACA ACCATTATTACTCAAATTAATCATGCAATTGGAGCGTCAGGAGTTGTCAGCCAGGAGTGCAAGTCAGTAGTTAGTGAATATGGAAAAACTATACTGGCTCTACTAGAATCAAAG GCAGCGCCTCAACAGATCTGCTCTCAAATTGGTTTATGCTCTACGGATGGTAGACAAGACGTTAG CATGATTATTGAGAGTGTGGTGGACAAACACAATGGGGCTTCGAATGGTGTGCATGACGAGATGTGCAGGGTTTGTGAGATGGCTGTGGTATGGATGCAaacccaaattaaaaaaaaccaaactgCAGATAGAATCTTTGATTATATTGACAAG CTTTGTGATCGAATCCCCAGTCCAATGGGAGAATCTGCAGTTGACTGCAACAGCCTTGCTTCCATGCCTAATGTTTCCTTTACTGTTGGTGATAAAACATTTGAGCTGACGCCTCAACAG TATGTCCTTAAAGTTGGTGAGGGTCCTGTTGCTCAGTGCATTAGTGGATTTACAGCATTGGATGTGCCTCCTCCTCGTGGACCCCTTTG GATCTTGGGAGATGTTTTCATGGGTCGCTATCACACAGTGTTTGACTATGAGAAAATGAGAGTTGGTTTTGCGGAAGCAGCTTAA